In a genomic window of Mus pahari chromosome 8, PAHARI_EIJ_v1.1, whole genome shotgun sequence:
- the Spert gene encoding spermatid-associated protein isoform X1, translated as MSPLECSECFGDQLMHKTYTWHLTLHSRPNFTRKRDTRSESLEIPINVILPQRGTEPFLRLHNLYSTPRCSRQAALPRMSRRVASQHSYPLNRFSSMPFDPMERPTSQADLELDYNPPRVQLSDEMFVFQDGRWVNENCRLQPPYFSPPSSFHHKLHHRRLAKEYQLQEENKSLRDENRALRDENKALRKENKILQVFWEEHKVTLGHEESRTSSLLHKDTASQEVVKKDTTTLPAQRSKESTLQLIREENRALQQLLEQRQAYWAQAEESPASTEEGKSTSSPKEESHTSGLLPDQSPNHSSPFEDPKGPPTTQEDSKTLRALREMVNNLSGASGEEDGKVGPNLPNSAQPLQLLREMNQVLQDLREENGLLQEENRALHVLREEHRVFQEENKALWENNKLKLQQRLVIDTVTEVTARMEMLIEELYAFMPAKNNKDPKKPSRV; from the exons ATGTCACCTCTGGAATGTTCTGAGTGTTTTGGTGACCAGCTTATGCATAAGACCTATACCTGGCACCTCACATTG caCTCGAGGCCAAATTTTACAAGAAAGAGAGATACCAGATCTGAGAGCCTAGAAATCCCAATCAATGTGATTCTACCTCAG AGGGGCACCGAGCCCTTCCTGAGGCTCCACAACCTGTACAGCACTCCTCGCTGCTCCAGGCAGGCTGCCTTACCTCGGATGAGCCGCAGGGTAGCCAGCCAGCACTCCTACCCACTCAACCGCTTCTCTTCGATGCCTTTTGACCCCATGGAGCGCCCCACCTCCCAGGCCGACCTGGAACTAGACTACAACCCTCCTCGGGTGCAGCTCAGCGATGAGATGTTTGTCTTCCAGGATGGGCGCTGGGTGAATGAGAACTGCCGCCTACAACCACCTtacttctctcccccctcctctttccaccATAAGCTGCACCACAGGAGGCTGGCCAAGGAGTACCAGCTGCAGGAAGAGAACAAGTCTCTTCGGGATGAGAACCGGGCCCTAAGGGATGAGAACAAGGCCCTTCGCAAGGAGAACAAGATCCTACAGGTCTTTTGGGAAGAGCACAAGGTCACTTTGGGCCACGAGGAGAGCCGGACCTCCTCATTGTTGCACAAGGACACAGCCTCCCAGGAAGTCGTGAAGAAAGACACCACCACCCTGCCTGCCCAGCGTAGCAAGGAGAGCACCCTACAGCTCATTCGAGAGGAGAACCGGGCCCTACAGCAGTtgctggagcagaggcaggcctACTGGGCCCAGGCAGAAGAGAGTCCAGCTTCCACTGAAGAAGGCAAGTCCACCTCCTCACCCAAGGAGGAGTCCCATACCTCAGGGCTTCTGCCAGACCAGAGCCCAAACCACTCCTCCCCCTTTGAGGACCCCAAAGGGCCCCCCACAACACAGGAGGACTCGAAGACACTGCGTGCCCTGAGGGAGATGGTTAACAATTTGTCTGGGGCATCTGGGGAAGAGGATGGCAAAGTAGGCCCTAACCTACCCAACAGCGCTCAGCCCCTGCAACTGCTGCGAGAGATGAACCAGGTGCTGCAGGACCTGCGGGAGGAGAACGGGCTGTTGCAGGAGGAGAACAGGGCTCTGCACGTCCTGCGGGAGGAGCACCGCGTCTTCCAGGAGGAGAACAAGGCCCTGTGGGAGAACAACAAGCTGAAGCTGCAGCAGCGGCTGGTCATCGACACGGTGACTGAGGTCACAGCCCGGATGGAGATGCTTATCGAAGAGCTGTATGCCTTCATGCCAGCCAAGAACAACAAAGATCCCAAAAAGCCCAGCAGGGTCTGA
- the Spert gene encoding spermatid-associated protein isoform X2, which produces MSPLECSECFGDQLMHKTYTWHLTLRGTEPFLRLHNLYSTPRCSRQAALPRMSRRVASQHSYPLNRFSSMPFDPMERPTSQADLELDYNPPRVQLSDEMFVFQDGRWVNENCRLQPPYFSPPSSFHHKLHHRRLAKEYQLQEENKSLRDENRALRDENKALRKENKILQVFWEEHKVTLGHEESRTSSLLHKDTASQEVVKKDTTTLPAQRSKESTLQLIREENRALQQLLEQRQAYWAQAEESPASTEEGKSTSSPKEESHTSGLLPDQSPNHSSPFEDPKGPPTTQEDSKTLRALREMVNNLSGASGEEDGKVGPNLPNSAQPLQLLREMNQVLQDLREENGLLQEENRALHVLREEHRVFQEENKALWENNKLKLQQRLVIDTVTEVTARMEMLIEELYAFMPAKNNKDPKKPSRV; this is translated from the exons ATGTCACCTCTGGAATGTTCTGAGTGTTTTGGTGACCAGCTTATGCATAAGACCTATACCTGGCACCTCACATTG AGGGGCACCGAGCCCTTCCTGAGGCTCCACAACCTGTACAGCACTCCTCGCTGCTCCAGGCAGGCTGCCTTACCTCGGATGAGCCGCAGGGTAGCCAGCCAGCACTCCTACCCACTCAACCGCTTCTCTTCGATGCCTTTTGACCCCATGGAGCGCCCCACCTCCCAGGCCGACCTGGAACTAGACTACAACCCTCCTCGGGTGCAGCTCAGCGATGAGATGTTTGTCTTCCAGGATGGGCGCTGGGTGAATGAGAACTGCCGCCTACAACCACCTtacttctctcccccctcctctttccaccATAAGCTGCACCACAGGAGGCTGGCCAAGGAGTACCAGCTGCAGGAAGAGAACAAGTCTCTTCGGGATGAGAACCGGGCCCTAAGGGATGAGAACAAGGCCCTTCGCAAGGAGAACAAGATCCTACAGGTCTTTTGGGAAGAGCACAAGGTCACTTTGGGCCACGAGGAGAGCCGGACCTCCTCATTGTTGCACAAGGACACAGCCTCCCAGGAAGTCGTGAAGAAAGACACCACCACCCTGCCTGCCCAGCGTAGCAAGGAGAGCACCCTACAGCTCATTCGAGAGGAGAACCGGGCCCTACAGCAGTtgctggagcagaggcaggcctACTGGGCCCAGGCAGAAGAGAGTCCAGCTTCCACTGAAGAAGGCAAGTCCACCTCCTCACCCAAGGAGGAGTCCCATACCTCAGGGCTTCTGCCAGACCAGAGCCCAAACCACTCCTCCCCCTTTGAGGACCCCAAAGGGCCCCCCACAACACAGGAGGACTCGAAGACACTGCGTGCCCTGAGGGAGATGGTTAACAATTTGTCTGGGGCATCTGGGGAAGAGGATGGCAAAGTAGGCCCTAACCTACCCAACAGCGCTCAGCCCCTGCAACTGCTGCGAGAGATGAACCAGGTGCTGCAGGACCTGCGGGAGGAGAACGGGCTGTTGCAGGAGGAGAACAGGGCTCTGCACGTCCTGCGGGAGGAGCACCGCGTCTTCCAGGAGGAGAACAAGGCCCTGTGGGAGAACAACAAGCTGAAGCTGCAGCAGCGGCTGGTCATCGACACGGTGACTGAGGTCACAGCCCGGATGGAGATGCTTATCGAAGAGCTGTATGCCTTCATGCCAGCCAAGAACAACAAAGATCCCAAAAAGCCCAGCAGGGTCTGA
- the Spert gene encoding spermatid-associated protein isoform X3, translating into MQPEGVKCRMEGPKAQRGTEPFLRLHNLYSTPRCSRQAALPRMSRRVASQHSYPLNRFSSMPFDPMERPTSQADLELDYNPPRVQLSDEMFVFQDGRWVNENCRLQPPYFSPPSSFHHKLHHRRLAKEYQLQEENKSLRDENRALRDENKALRKENKILQVFWEEHKVTLGHEESRTSSLLHKDTASQEVVKKDTTTLPAQRSKESTLQLIREENRALQQLLEQRQAYWAQAEESPASTEEGKSTSSPKEESHTSGLLPDQSPNHSSPFEDPKGPPTTQEDSKTLRALREMVNNLSGASGEEDGKVGPNLPNSAQPLQLLREMNQVLQDLREENGLLQEENRALHVLREEHRVFQEENKALWENNKLKLQQRLVIDTVTEVTARMEMLIEELYAFMPAKNNKDPKKPSRV; encoded by the exons ATGCAACCAGAGGGGGTGAAATGTAGGATGGAGGGACCCAAGGCACAG AGGGGCACCGAGCCCTTCCTGAGGCTCCACAACCTGTACAGCACTCCTCGCTGCTCCAGGCAGGCTGCCTTACCTCGGATGAGCCGCAGGGTAGCCAGCCAGCACTCCTACCCACTCAACCGCTTCTCTTCGATGCCTTTTGACCCCATGGAGCGCCCCACCTCCCAGGCCGACCTGGAACTAGACTACAACCCTCCTCGGGTGCAGCTCAGCGATGAGATGTTTGTCTTCCAGGATGGGCGCTGGGTGAATGAGAACTGCCGCCTACAACCACCTtacttctctcccccctcctctttccaccATAAGCTGCACCACAGGAGGCTGGCCAAGGAGTACCAGCTGCAGGAAGAGAACAAGTCTCTTCGGGATGAGAACCGGGCCCTAAGGGATGAGAACAAGGCCCTTCGCAAGGAGAACAAGATCCTACAGGTCTTTTGGGAAGAGCACAAGGTCACTTTGGGCCACGAGGAGAGCCGGACCTCCTCATTGTTGCACAAGGACACAGCCTCCCAGGAAGTCGTGAAGAAAGACACCACCACCCTGCCTGCCCAGCGTAGCAAGGAGAGCACCCTACAGCTCATTCGAGAGGAGAACCGGGCCCTACAGCAGTtgctggagcagaggcaggcctACTGGGCCCAGGCAGAAGAGAGTCCAGCTTCCACTGAAGAAGGCAAGTCCACCTCCTCACCCAAGGAGGAGTCCCATACCTCAGGGCTTCTGCCAGACCAGAGCCCAAACCACTCCTCCCCCTTTGAGGACCCCAAAGGGCCCCCCACAACACAGGAGGACTCGAAGACACTGCGTGCCCTGAGGGAGATGGTTAACAATTTGTCTGGGGCATCTGGGGAAGAGGATGGCAAAGTAGGCCCTAACCTACCCAACAGCGCTCAGCCCCTGCAACTGCTGCGAGAGATGAACCAGGTGCTGCAGGACCTGCGGGAGGAGAACGGGCTGTTGCAGGAGGAGAACAGGGCTCTGCACGTCCTGCGGGAGGAGCACCGCGTCTTCCAGGAGGAGAACAAGGCCCTGTGGGAGAACAACAAGCTGAAGCTGCAGCAGCGGCTGGTCATCGACACGGTGACTGAGGTCACAGCCCGGATGGAGATGCTTATCGAAGAGCTGTATGCCTTCATGCCAGCCAAGAACAACAAAGATCCCAAAAAGCCCAGCAGGGTCTGA